The Myxococcales bacterium genome includes a region encoding these proteins:
- a CDS encoding hemolysin III family protein encodes MERMPAYEGVLDVGAEVSPAAEYTPREELVHTISHGLGFVAAVIGLVALLAASSERGTALDIVGVGIFGITLTFLYASSTLYHGLPESASKNIMRKLDHIAIYLLISGTYTPFVLTKMQSSRGWAILILIWVLAVVGIVLELVGNGRKRRTSLALYLAMGWLAVFAVEPLLETLAPAGVTLLVLGGVVYSVGIIFYAWRRLPYGHAVWHGFVLGGSALHFTAVIGFVVP; translated from the coding sequence ATGGAGCGTATGCCCGCCTACGAAGGTGTCCTGGATGTCGGAGCGGAGGTGTCACCTGCTGCCGAATACACCCCCCGCGAAGAATTGGTTCACACCATTTCCCACGGACTTGGCTTCGTCGCTGCGGTGATCGGCTTGGTCGCTCTCCTCGCCGCCAGCTCCGAGCGCGGCACGGCCTTGGACATTGTCGGCGTCGGCATATTCGGAATCACTCTCACGTTCCTTTACGCTTCCTCCACTCTGTATCACGGCCTTCCCGAATCCGCCTCCAAGAACATCATGCGCAAGCTCGACCACATCGCGATCTATCTGCTGATATCGGGCACCTACACGCCGTTCGTCCTGACGAAGATGCAGAGCTCGCGGGGCTGGGCGATCCTGATCCTGATCTGGGTCCTCGCCGTCGTCGGCATCGTGCTCGAGCTCGTGGGAAACGGCCGGAAACGCAGAACCTCGCTTGCCCTCTACCTCGCGATGGGATGGCTCGCGGTGTTCGCGGTGGAGCCGCTGCTCGAGACGCTGGCACCTGCGGGCGTTACGCTCCTCGTGCTGGGCGGAGTCGTCTACTCGGTAGGCATCATCTTCTATGCCTGGCGCAGGCTTCCCTATGGCCACGCTGTGTGGCATGGCTTCGTTCTCGGAGGTAGCGCATTGCACTTCACGGCGGTGATTGGCTTCGTCGTTCCCTGA